A DNA window from Phaenicophaeus curvirostris isolate KB17595 chromosome 11, BPBGC_Pcur_1.0, whole genome shotgun sequence contains the following coding sequences:
- the CNBP gene encoding CCHC-type zinc finger nucleic acid binding protein isoform X1: MSSNECFKCGRTGHWARECPTGIGRGRGMRSRGRAGFQFMSSSLPDICYRCGESGHLAKDCDLQEDEACYNCGRGGHIAKDCKEPKREREQCCYNCGKPGHLARDCDHADEQKCYSCGEFGHIQKDCTKVKCYRCGETGHVAINCSKTSEVNCYRCGESGHLARECTIEATA, from the exons ATGAGCAGCAACGAGTGCTTCAAGTGTGGACGTACTGGCCACTGGGCTCGGGAGTGCCCCACTGGAATTGGGCGCGGTCGTGGGATGAGAAGCCGTGGCAGAG CAGGCTTCCAGTTCATGTCTTCGTCTCTCCCGGACATCTGTTACCGCTGTGGTGAGTCTGGCCATCTTGCCAAGGACTGTGATCTTCAGGAGGATG AAGCCTGCTATAACTGCGGTAGAGGTGGCCACATTGCGAAGGACTGCAAGGAGccgaagagggagagagagcagTGCTGCTACAACTGTGGCAAGCCCGGCCACCTGGCTCGTGACTGTGACCATGCAGATGAGCAGAAGTGCTATTCTTGTGGAGAGTTTGGACACATTCAAAAAGACTGCACCAAAGTGAAATGCTATAG GTGTGGTGAAACTGGCCATGTAGCCATCAACTGCAGCAAGACCAGTGAAGTCAACTGCTATCGTTGCGGCGAGTCAGGGCACCTTGCACGGGAATGCACAATTGAAGCTACAgcctaa
- the ISY1 gene encoding pre-mRNA-splicing factor ISY1 homolog, producing MARNAEKAMTALARFRQAQLEEGKVKERRPFLASECNELPKAEKWRRQIIGEISKKVAQIQNAGLGEFRIRDLNDEINKLLREKGHWEFRIKELGGPDYARIGPKMLDHEGKEVPGNRGYKYFGAAKDLPGVRELFEKEPLPPPRKTRAELMKNIDAEYYGYRDEDDGILEPLEQEHEKKVLAEAVEKWKMEREARLARGEEEEEEEVNIYAVNDDESDEEGGKEREGEEGQQKFIAHVPVPSQQEIEEALVRRKKMELLQKYASETLMAQSEEAKTLLGL from the exons ATG GCTCGCAACGCGGAGAAGGCCAT gaCGGCCTTGGCCAGATTTCGTCAAGCACAGCTTGAGGAaggaaaagttaag GAACGAAGACCTTTCCTTGCCTCAGAGTGTAATGAATTGCCTAAAGCTGAGAAATGGAGGCGACAG ATCATTGGGGAAATTTCCAAGAAAGTGGCACAGATTCAAAATG CTGGATTAGGTGAATTCAGAATTCGGGACCTGAACGATGAGATAAACAAACTTCTGAGGGAGAAAGGACACTGGGAATTCAGAATAAAGGAGCTAGGAGGTCCTGATTATGCT CGAATTGGACCGAAAATGTTAGATCATGAAGGGAAAGAAGTTCCAGGAAATAGAGGTTACAAATATTTTGGAGCTGCAAAGGATTTACCAGGAGTTAGAGAACTCTTTGAGAAGGAAC CCCTCCCACCACCTCGGAAGACTCGAGCTGAGCTTATGAAAAACATTGATGCAGAGTACTATGGCTACAGGGATGAAGATGATGGTATTCTGGAGCCACTGGAACAAgaacatgaaaagaaag TTCTAGCAGAAGCagtggaaaaatggaaaatggagaGAGAAGCACGACTTGCAAGAggcgaggaagaggaggaggaggaagtaaATATCTATGCTGTCAATGACGATGAG tctGATGAGGAAGGtggcaaagaaagagaaggtgAAGAAGGCCAACAGAAATTTATTGCACATGTTCCAGTACCATCTCAGCAGGAG aTTGAGGAAGCTCTTGTACGGAGAAAGAAGATGGAGCTCCTTCAGAAGTATGCCAGTGAAACCCTCATGGCACAGAGTGAAGAAGCAAAAACACTTCTAGGATTGTAA
- the CNBP gene encoding CCHC-type zinc finger nucleic acid binding protein isoform X2, whose translation MSSNECFKCGRTGHWARECPTGIGRGRGMRSRGRAGFQFMSSSLPDICYRCGESGHLAKDCDLQEDACYNCGRGGHIAKDCKEPKREREQCCYNCGKPGHLARDCDHADEQKCYSCGEFGHIQKDCTKVKCYRCGETGHVAINCSKTSEVNCYRCGESGHLARECTIEATA comes from the exons ATGAGCAGCAACGAGTGCTTCAAGTGTGGACGTACTGGCCACTGGGCTCGGGAGTGCCCCACTGGAATTGGGCGCGGTCGTGGGATGAGAAGCCGTGGCAGAG CAGGCTTCCAGTTCATGTCTTCGTCTCTCCCGGACATCTGTTACCGCTGTGGTGAGTCTGGCCATCTTGCCAAGGACTGTGATCTTCAGGAGGATG CCTGCTATAACTGCGGTAGAGGTGGCCACATTGCGAAGGACTGCAAGGAGccgaagagggagagagagcagTGCTGCTACAACTGTGGCAAGCCCGGCCACCTGGCTCGTGACTGTGACCATGCAGATGAGCAGAAGTGCTATTCTTGTGGAGAGTTTGGACACATTCAAAAAGACTGCACCAAAGTGAAATGCTATAG GTGTGGTGAAACTGGCCATGTAGCCATCAACTGCAGCAAGACCAGTGAAGTCAACTGCTATCGTTGCGGCGAGTCAGGGCACCTTGCACGGGAATGCACAATTGAAGCTACAgcctaa
- the CNBP gene encoding CCHC-type zinc finger nucleic acid binding protein isoform X4, with translation MSSNECFKCGRTGHWARECPTGIGRGRGMRSRGRGFQFMSSSLPDICYRCGESGHLAKDCDLQEDACYNCGRGGHIAKDCKEPKREREQCCYNCGKPGHLARDCDHADEQKCYSCGEFGHIQKDCTKVKCYRCGETGHVAINCSKTSEVNCYRCGESGHLARECTIEATA, from the exons ATGAGCAGCAACGAGTGCTTCAAGTGTGGACGTACTGGCCACTGGGCTCGGGAGTGCCCCACTGGAATTGGGCGCGGTCGTGGGATGAGAAGCCGTGGCAGAG GCTTCCAGTTCATGTCTTCGTCTCTCCCGGACATCTGTTACCGCTGTGGTGAGTCTGGCCATCTTGCCAAGGACTGTGATCTTCAGGAGGATG CCTGCTATAACTGCGGTAGAGGTGGCCACATTGCGAAGGACTGCAAGGAGccgaagagggagagagagcagTGCTGCTACAACTGTGGCAAGCCCGGCCACCTGGCTCGTGACTGTGACCATGCAGATGAGCAGAAGTGCTATTCTTGTGGAGAGTTTGGACACATTCAAAAAGACTGCACCAAAGTGAAATGCTATAG GTGTGGTGAAACTGGCCATGTAGCCATCAACTGCAGCAAGACCAGTGAAGTCAACTGCTATCGTTGCGGCGAGTCAGGGCACCTTGCACGGGAATGCACAATTGAAGCTACAgcctaa
- the CNBP gene encoding CCHC-type zinc finger nucleic acid binding protein isoform X3, translated as MSSNECFKCGRTGHWARECPTGIGRGRGMRSRGRGFQFMSSSLPDICYRCGESGHLAKDCDLQEDEACYNCGRGGHIAKDCKEPKREREQCCYNCGKPGHLARDCDHADEQKCYSCGEFGHIQKDCTKVKCYRCGETGHVAINCSKTSEVNCYRCGESGHLARECTIEATA; from the exons ATGAGCAGCAACGAGTGCTTCAAGTGTGGACGTACTGGCCACTGGGCTCGGGAGTGCCCCACTGGAATTGGGCGCGGTCGTGGGATGAGAAGCCGTGGCAGAG GCTTCCAGTTCATGTCTTCGTCTCTCCCGGACATCTGTTACCGCTGTGGTGAGTCTGGCCATCTTGCCAAGGACTGTGATCTTCAGGAGGATG AAGCCTGCTATAACTGCGGTAGAGGTGGCCACATTGCGAAGGACTGCAAGGAGccgaagagggagagagagcagTGCTGCTACAACTGTGGCAAGCCCGGCCACCTGGCTCGTGACTGTGACCATGCAGATGAGCAGAAGTGCTATTCTTGTGGAGAGTTTGGACACATTCAAAAAGACTGCACCAAAGTGAAATGCTATAG GTGTGGTGAAACTGGCCATGTAGCCATCAACTGCAGCAAGACCAGTGAAGTCAACTGCTATCGTTGCGGCGAGTCAGGGCACCTTGCACGGGAATGCACAATTGAAGCTACAgcctaa